One stretch of Amycolatopsis sp. 195334CR DNA includes these proteins:
- a CDS encoding cyclopropane-fatty-acyl-phospholipid synthase family protein produces MTSSRVDSGAAEDGAWRELATPPHSPMRAKIAEALFRRAVRPLDVRVVLPGGRWLGAGGPEAPCMYLRRPAAFFHRLGVDAKIGFGEAYMVGDWTSDALAEVLTPFAERMATLIPPVLQRFRRLVDRRQPADEENTVDGARANIHRHYDLSNDMFATFLDETMTYSSALYGSSEEALTTAQHRKIDGVLDYAGVREGSEVLEIGTGWGELSIRAAQRGARVTSLTISEEQAALATKRIADAGLADRVDVQLRDYRLSEGQYDAVVSVEMIEAVGADYWPAFYRTIGERLRPGGKLGLQAITMSHDRMVASASSYTWMHKYIFPGGLIPSPESIETGLAEHAGLKLRAAREFGQDYARTLREWRERFTHRWAEVSDLGFDEVFKRMWEFYLAYSEAGFRSGYIKVRQLSFGR; encoded by the coding sequence GTGACCAGTTCCAGGGTTGATTCGGGGGCGGCGGAGGACGGCGCGTGGCGCGAACTGGCCACGCCGCCGCATTCGCCGATGCGGGCGAAGATCGCCGAGGCGTTGTTCCGGCGCGCGGTCCGGCCGCTCGACGTGCGCGTGGTCCTGCCCGGCGGCCGGTGGCTCGGCGCGGGCGGGCCCGAAGCGCCGTGCATGTACCTGCGGCGCCCGGCCGCCTTCTTCCACCGCCTCGGCGTGGACGCGAAAATCGGTTTCGGCGAGGCGTACATGGTCGGTGACTGGACCTCCGACGCGCTGGCCGAGGTGCTCACCCCGTTCGCCGAGCGGATGGCCACGCTGATCCCGCCGGTGCTGCAGCGGTTCCGGCGGCTGGTCGACCGGCGCCAGCCCGCCGACGAGGAGAACACGGTGGACGGCGCGCGGGCCAACATCCACCGGCACTACGACCTGTCCAACGACATGTTCGCCACCTTCCTGGACGAAACGATGACGTATTCGTCCGCTTTGTACGGTTCCTCCGAGGAGGCGCTGACCACCGCGCAGCACCGCAAGATCGACGGCGTGCTCGACTACGCCGGGGTGCGCGAGGGCAGCGAGGTGCTCGAGATCGGCACCGGCTGGGGCGAGCTGTCCATCCGGGCGGCCCAGCGCGGCGCCAGGGTCACCTCGCTGACCATCTCCGAGGAGCAGGCCGCGCTGGCCACCAAGCGGATCGCCGACGCGGGCCTGGCCGACCGGGTGGACGTGCAGCTGCGCGACTACCGCCTGTCCGAGGGGCAGTACGACGCGGTGGTCAGCGTGGAGATGATCGAGGCGGTCGGCGCGGACTACTGGCCGGCGTTCTACCGGACCATCGGCGAGCGGCTGCGCCCCGGCGGCAAGCTGGGCCTGCAGGCCATCACGATGAGCCACGACCGCATGGTGGCCTCGGCGTCCTCGTACACCTGGATGCACAAGTACATCTTCCCCGGCGGGCTCATCCCGTCGCCCGAATCCATCGAGACCGGGCTCGCCGAGCACGCCGGGCTGAAGCTGCGTGCCGCGCGCGAGTTCGGCCAGGACTACGCGCGCACGCTGCGCGAGTGGCGCGAGCGGTTCACCCACCGCTGGGCCGAGGTCTCCGACCTGGGCTTCGACGAGGTGTTCAAGC